CGCGGGAGCTTTTCATACACGAGTCTCTGTCGGTAGGTGACATCGGTCGAAGCGCACCCAGCGACAACGACCAGAGCGAACAGATACGAGACGATACGGTTACGAGACTTCATCGCAATCCTCCTATGGTGAATTGATGTGAAGGTGAGCGCCAGGTGGCCCTGCGCGCTGTTACCGGTTGGAATACGCATACACTACTCTCATTTCCATTGGCACTGAGAAGTCTGAGGGTGAGGCGGTCGATGGTGGTTATTCCTCGCCCGTCTTCATTCCGTTGAGGGTTGATACCCCGCGGCTTGCCGCGAGTTCGTCATACCGGCGGAAGCCGGTATCCAGAGGACCCGACTGGATTCCGTGTCAAGCACGGAATGACGGGCCAGAACAGAAGACGATACCCTGTAGCTTGCTGCGGGGTAGTTCATTTCTCATTTTCACGACTGATTTCGCTCGGTCGCGCGGGGGCGGTTTGCCGCCATGCGCTAGTCTAGCGCTCCCCCGCGTGCTCGAGTAGGATGCGCCGGATCTCCTCGATGGCATGCGGGTTGGACTGGACCGAGTGGGGGGACTTCACCACCTTCTCGGAGGCGACCGGCTCGATGTGCGCGCTCCAGTAGGGGACCACGCCGTCGCTGCCTTCTTCGGGCGGCCCGTCGCCCTTGACGGCGATGATGGAATGCGCCGTGACGCCGTCGGCGATAGGCAGCGAGGACAGCGTCTTGATGAACGGGTGGGAGGGCGACATGTTGTCAACGGCGCTCGGAAGCCGGTCGAGGGACCGCGCGACGAGCCGGTCCTTGTTAAGTGTCAGGATGTCCGTTGCCGCCCCCGCGATGTTCAGCGGGAGCGTGATGAAGCGGGTCAGCCACTTGACAATACCGGTTGCGGACACAGGGGTGCCCCGGTGGGGCGTGGCGACGAAGATCACGCGGCGGACATGCGGGACCGGCTCGACGAACATCGAGCGCCGGAGCAGGTCTCGCGTCTCGGTCTTGATGTCCAGATCCTCGATCGGGACCTTGCTGAAGTTGTCCCAGAACTTGCTGCCGCTGTTGACCACCGTCAGCCTGGTCAACAGTCCACCCTGGCTGTGCCCGATCACTACCATTTGCCGGAGTGCGGGATCCTTCCCTTCGGGGTCGAGTTGCCGCACGGTGTGTAGCAGGCCCTCCCGGAGCAGCGAGCCCGAGTAGGCGATGGGGTTCCCGGTGTTATAGATGAACAGCCAGATCTGATAGTGCTTGGCGATGCGTGGGTCGATCCGGAGTTCGTTGATCATCTCCGCCCATCGGGCCGGGCTTGAGGCCGTACCATGTACCAGCACGACAGGGATCTTCCCCGGGCGATACGGAGCCATGAAGATGACGCCGTCCTCCGGGCGGGCGCGCAGGAGGCTGGGGGCGACCCTTCGACCGAGGTCCCGCACCCCAAGGCCGAAGCCCCCCGAGAAGAACCCAGCTAGCTCGAACTCCCAGATAGGGGAACCCTCAAGGGTGTAGGCAAGGGCGGCGGTCTGGTCGTACTCGAGCGGGACCTCGCGGCCGGCGATCGTCACTGCCACTGTCGCATCGCTCGTGTAGACGGACAGGGTGCCCCGCAGCCGACCCTCGGCGACGCCCCGCCGCGCTCCCTCCAGCCGCAGTAGCGCGCTGACGGGAATCTTCAGGCGGGGCGGGATCTTGGCGTCAGCGAGCCGGCTGGCGCTTTCGTCGTCCGGGTTACTCAAGCTCGCGGCGAGGGGGACACCCAGCCCGGGCATGCGGTAGCGGTTCCGCAGCCCGCGAACCTCGAGGTTCGCGGAAGGGACGAAGTGGTCGAGCTTGTATCCGGCCCATTTGAAGCCCGCGTGATCGACATCGATCTCGAGTTCGCCGACCGGCAGGGTGTGCCGCCCGGGCTCTAGCAGTACCTCGCGGGGTTTCGCGTCCGCCCCAAGAGGCGCCTTGGGCGGGACGAGGC
Above is a genomic segment from Candidatus Methylomirabilis limnetica containing:
- a CDS encoding esterase/lipase family protein; amino-acid sequence: MAVTALLTTACATPVGVKLVDGRAVHRSLTASALSVDEPSVYTKRTLQREGLIETFKDDPPAAIAKLHTGYVEFHRADSPMQEIALFALAEMAFLHAEASGDRAYFLASAAYAYAFLFPDDQSQDQLMSWGYTPFDPRIRIAADLYNRALAEGLVPPKAPLGADAKPREVLLEPGRHTLPVGELEIDVDHAGFKWAGYKLDHFVPSANLEVRGLRNRYRMPGLGVPLAASLSNPDDESASRLADAKIPPRLKIPVSALLRLEGARRGVAEGRLRGTLSVYTSDATVAVTIAGREVPLEYDQTAALAYTLEGSPIWEFELAGFFSGGFGLGVRDLGRRVAPSLLRARPEDGVIFMAPYRPGKIPVVLVHGTASSPARWAEMINELRIDPRIAKHYQIWLFIYNTGNPIAYSGSLLREGLLHTVRQLDPEGKDPALRQMVVIGHSQGGLLTRLTVVNSGSKFWDNFSKVPIEDLDIKTETRDLLRRSMFVEPVPHVRRVIFVATPHRGTPVSATGIVKWLTRFITLPLNIAGAATDILTLNKDRLVARSLDRLPSAVDNMSPSHPFIKTLSSLPIADGVTAHSIIAVKGDGPPEEGSDGVVPYWSAHIEPVASEKVVKSPHSVQSNPHAIEEIRRILLEHAGER